The Kwoniella dejecticola CBS 10117 chromosome 2, complete sequence genome segment CACCGCTAATCGCCACTATCTATCAGGACCGTGCCAATTTCCTACACTTGGCTTTGTTGTCGACCAATACAACCGTGTACAATCGTTCGTTCCCGAAATATTCGGGTACATCTACGTTGGCATCGAGaggacagacgaagaaggggaagtgaGGACAGTCGAATTCAAATGGAGGAGGAATCACCTATTCGATATGGACATCGCCGCTATACTGTATGAACAATGCGCTATCAACCCGGATGCGAGAGTGCTCAAGGTGGAGACTAAGCCTACCACCAAATGGTATGTATTGGTCTATGATAGCTTCGAGGACATACGGAATACTCCAGAGGCTGACGGATCGCATAGGAAGCCTTTACCGTTGACTACTGTCGAACTCCAACAATCTGGATCAAGACTGCTTAGAATGGCTCCGAAGCGAGTTCTCGATGTGAGCAGCTCAAGTCTCGTTGAATCATAGATCGGacacagctgaccttgatttGTAGATCGCTGAAAAGCTATATCAGAAAGGTATACTGAGCTACCCTCGTACCGAGACGGACCAATATGATCGAGCATTCGACTTCAACAGTCTGATACAGAAACAGACGTATGATACTCAATGGGGACAGTACGCTCAGAGGTGAGCTGTGCCCTAAATCGTGGAGCCTGGGTTCAGGCTGATTTTGCTTTTCAGGCTGCTAGACGGCGCATATCAAGGACCCAGAAACGggaagaagaacgataaAGCGCATCCGCCTATTCATCCGACGTCCCATGCAGGCAATCTAGAGGGAGATGAAAGACGAGTCTTCGAATTGGTCACTCGACGATTCTTAGCGTCGTGCTCGAAAAATGCTGAGGGGAAGACAACGACAGTCGAAATCAATATTGCAGATGAATTCTTCCATACAGGTGGTAAGATCTCGATTAGGCCTCTTGTATTTATAGAATTACGGcttatcagcttgtgatAGGCTTGGTCATCACCCAGAGGAATTATCTGGAAGTCTACCCTTACGATAAATGGTCAGATTCTGCTTTGCCGGAtttccaagaaggagaaatgTTCACGCCGACCgtcatcgagctgaaggaAGGAAGTACATCAAAGCCGAGTCTACTCactgaagctgatttggttGGCTTGATGGATAAGAATGGAATCGGTGAGTCTCAACGCTTGACTACTTTTTTGGCTGGAATGAACCTGGACTAAGATGGCAATGTGAAAATCGTAGGCACCGATGCGACCATAGCCGAGCATATAGCCAAAATCATAGAAAGGCAATATGTGCTGGAAAAGCAGGAACAAAAAATTAAATATCTAGTTCCCTCGCAACTTGGTGTAGGTCTGATAGAAGGGTACAACAAGATTGATTTCGATAGATCTTTAAGTAAACCGCATCTGCGTCGGGAGGTCAGTCATGATTCTGGAATGTCTCGCATCAGTGAATAGGAAAGTTAAGCTGATCCGACGCCGGACAGACTGAGCATCGTATGCAGCTTGTCTGTGACGGGCTGAAAGTCAAGCGGGAGATCCTGGACCAGACTATAGAAGAATACAAGGAAGTCTTCATCAAGGCGAAAAGGGATTTTGACATTgtcatcgaggtgagccCTTTTTGCATTTCTCGAATTAATGCAAAACTTGAGCTGAAGAATGTAAATCGTTAGAGCGTGAACGAATACCTGCACGGCAGAGGTGAAGCTCAAGAAGCGCTTCGAGCTGCAACACAGGCGAGAAGGGGCCGGGGCGGGGCGAAtagaggtggaaggggcggaagaggcggtgGAGCAGGAGCGGCGCCACGGCGAGGCGCTcaggatgacgacgaagatagcgacgaagatgatgcggGGCCACCGCGGGGAGGTGGGCGAGGCAGGGCCAGAGCACCGGCAAGAGGGACGAGCACAAGAGGAAGGGGGTCAGGAGGCGGTACAGCTAATGCAACGACGGGATCcgcgagaaagaggaacCACGATAACAGTCAGTTCACTCTCTGCCCTACATTGTTCAGCCAaaatgttgagctgacaacACGGATCTGAAAAAGGCAATGGTCCGCAGGACGGTGGGAAAACTTGCGATTGCGATATGCCGGCTGTATCTCGGACTGTTCAGAAGGCAGATTCGCCTCATGTTGGAAGACAGTTCTGGACTTGCTCAAAACCGCAAGCAGAACAATGTGGATATTTCGTAAGTAAAATTTTCAGTACTTGCGCAGAATCCCTGACACGCGATGCTGACTAAGTCGATGTCATTCTAAAGGAATGGGctgatgaaggaggaaacACGTCGAAAAGCGGTACCTCAGGACCCTCACGCAGGCAACCGCCTGCCAAACGACAAAGACCAATCGTGAGACCCGACCCAGCTACTTTGATTGGAAACCCGTTCAGCTGACACGAGGCTCCATTGATCTGACAGAGTCGAAATGATAACCATGagaacgatgacgatgaagtcCGATGCAAGTGCGATCTCGAAGCGCGATTCGGCACAGTTAACAAAGAAGGGCCAAATAAAGGTAAACAGTTCTGGTGAGTCGCATGTCCGCCTCATGGTTCACCTGACTATCGAAGTGATACTGATGCATGGGTCTGATAGGGCTTGTCCGAATAATCCAAAAGCCAGCTGTGGCTTCTTCCAATGGGCTGAAGACGGtcctggatctggatctggcCCACAAGCGGGTCCAAGTAATTATGCAGGTAGGAGCTATTCGAGGAACAGCAATAATGCAAGcgggggcggaggaggtacCAGTGGTGGTAAGCTCTTTTGCTTCtgatccatctcttcctccccttcccctcctgcccttccttccctcccctcccttcccctcccctccctcccctccccttctctccctctcttccccctccttttgctcctccttctctctcgCCCACTCGCTCCTCTCCTCCGTTCCTCCGGtcttcccatctcctcatGTCCATACCTTCTTGCCTTATATGCACATCGCTGACAAATTTGCGTGGCGGTAGACTGCTTCAAGTGCGGTCAAGCTGGACACTGGTCGAATGCATGTCCCAACGACTCTGCTAGTGGCGGTGCAAGAGGAGGACCAAGTCGAgcaggatcaggaggaggagcacAATCAGGCGGTAGGTCATGATGCGTTTGAGGTGTCTTTTTCGAATGAATGCAtgactgaagctgatgaatccTACCACATCTCAGAGTGCTTCAGATGCGGTCAAATTGGGCATTGGTCGAATTCATGTCCGAATGACGGGCCAGGTGGACCTAGTGCCCCCACCGCGAGAGGCGGTAAAGGTCGAGGAGGTGCAAGAGGGAGATCTCGAGGAcgagcgagaggaagatgaggagtgTGTACATCAAACCATCATCAAATCGAGATTTCACGCAACACAATGAGCATCGTCATTAGATAAATATGTTGTACTAGTGCCCATTAATGTGAATGTATGATTATTGCATCGATAATAGAAGGGTTACGCATCCATGCGATGAAGAGGGCGTTAAAGTCGTACAAATTTGCTATCTAAATGGTAGCTTCCGGGTCTTGCGAGATCGAATTATTGTGAGAAGTGATACTGTTAGATATGGCGACAAATGGGTACTGTATGGCTATCGCTAAGTGTAAAATATGAGAGACGTTTGCACACTGCACACTGCAAATTGCACACTGTTTAAGGGTTTTTTACTGTCGGTCTTTCTCAGCTGCAAGCATTTGCAAAAATTCCTCCCACTGTTCTTTCTTCATACCGTAACTCTCGCTTTGACTGGGGAACGAGCCGTCTCGTACCGCACTAAGATATTCTCTGATCGCCCTCCGAGATTGGACACCGACATTACCGAATTGCCTAACGAATTTCGGCGCATTCAGAGGTTTCTTGATCGGTACCGAATCTCCTTGCGCCGTGGGATTGACCGGAGTTGATGGAGGGTTGATCTGATTATTCGAGATATCGTTCCCAGAGGGTAACTGAGCTGGGACGGGTTGATCCACATGATCCAGAGCTAATCTAGCAGCAGGCTCGATGCCTTCACCTAATCTCAGTCCTTCCACAACCGCTTCTGGCTCGGGATCTTCAGCGTAAGTACCCAGTACATCCGTTATAACCAGGACCTGTCCATTCGTTCCGTTTCCAGCTCCAATTCCAATGGTGATGATATCCAGCTCTTCCGTTATTCGCTTGGCAACTTTATCAGGAACAGCTTCGATGAGCACTGCGAAGGCTCCTGCATTTTGCATAGCCCTTGCCGTATTCAAAATATCATATGCTCCTTGAGCACTTCGACCTTGGACGAGATAACCAGAAAGGGACGTTGCGCGTTGTGGCTGTAAACCCAGATGAGGCATCACTGGGATCCCAATCTCGCTTAATTTCTTGACGAGGGGCACAATTTCCAATCCGCCTTCAATTTTTACCCCGTCAATCCCGCTTTCCTTGATAAGTCTGATGACGTTCCGCACGGCGTCTTCGGTTGATATTTCGAATGAGCCAAATGGTAGATCGGCAAATACGAAAGGCGTCTTAGCTCCTTTTGTGACTGCTTTAGCGTGATGGATCATCTCGTCGAGCGTGATCTCAGTTGTCGAGGTGTGTCCAAGACAGACTTGAGACAAGGAGTCTCCGACCAATGTCATGTCAACTCCGGTCGACTCTGACAACAGAGCAGTGGGATAATCGTATGCCGTCAGGACGGTAATGGGTACCTTGGCTTGCgccagcttcttcaacgtGGCGAGAGTGACTTTGGCTCGAGGAGGTGGCCTAGCTGACATGAATCGAGTCTGAAGTCTTGGAGGCGGACCAATACCTGGGTGGATTGCAACCATCAGTCAGAATTGGCATCCGTAGCAAGAACCCCTCTCACTCACTATGTATAGACGGGCGGCGATCATTCAGAGTGCTGAAAGCCCTTTTCTGTCCGTCTCGACTGAGTGTTTGActtttcttgcttgaccTCTGCGCGGCCGGGACATTCCCCTCATCTTCTATGATCTCAGCTTTGGGCGCTTTGATGCCCAATTTTTCCAACTCCTTCAATTCGTCGATTCCGACCAAATCGTCTTCCGCTCCTTCCTCTATCTGAGCAGCGATGAGCTCGTTCAAGACCTGATCATCCTTGACAGGCTTGGTCAGCCTCCTCACACCTCTGGTCCTGACTACTGGAGTCGCTTTCGGCGAATGAGGGAAGAGATCGCCCCAAGCGGATTTTCGAGCATCGTGATATCCTTGCTTCGAATGCGATTTCGAAAAGGTCAATCGTTGGATATTACCTAGGAATCCACCGTGCATCAGTCCGACCGACTCATATGGCGGGAATTAGCGTCTGGGTCAATAGTGCTTACCGTCGGGACAACATGCATCCATCGTGACGTGTCCACTTCGCTTCATCGGTGGCGCAACCAATCTAGGCCAAGAGAACGCTTCTTTCCTCAGGtgatcctccatctcctgcCTACCAGCTTGATCAAGCGATAAATTCACTTGAGGCTCCGAGCTGTCGAATTCGGGCAGATTCACCACTTCTAAAACCCCTTCATGGCCTTCAATCTCCCTCAGAACGCTCCTGCCGTCCTTCCTCAATCGAGCTTTCTCGGCCTCCTCCTTTCCAACTCCACCAATTCTACCCGAGCTGATCCCAGCCGCATGCTGGAGCTGATCTCCTTGTGTTGATGGTCGCTGACCTCTGGCTAGGACCACATAGCAGTAACCAGTGTCCTCTTCGCCCCTGCTGGAATGCTTGGTCTTCCTCACAAAAGCTGGTCGCTGAAGACGTTGAGAGAAGCTGCATTTGTCGTCAGTGAGCGTCAGAGGGCAAACACCGTCGTGTGGACATGGAGCAACGACATGCAGGGGGTTTTCGGGAGTGGATTGGTCAAGTAAGAAAGAGCGCGCCCGAGAGATCGCTTCCCATCCTACAGGTGATGAACGATCTACCAGGATGATATAAGGAGAATCAAGGGAGAGAAGTTGGAGCAGGTGAGATTGTTGTGAAGGCTGAGTGGGCAGTGtagagaggagaaaggttGATAACGCGAGTGATGGCTACGGAAGATTTTACGTCTTAGCTTGAAACTCATATCTGTCTGCAAAGTACCTACCGTCGAACCATAGTAGTGATGCTTGCggttgaagatgatctcatcttcctgctGAGGTATGTCTAGATGGATTCCGTCAGTCGAGCGGCTACAGAAATCTGATCTCGGAAGGGCAACTGACCCTCAATGATTTGGTTAGCAAGATCCAGACCGTGTCTAGACGAATGTACGAGCTGAAGTCTTCTTTTCGCACCTGCTGATGAACCTTCGGTGACGTTGATGCAAGACCTGAAATGATTGTCAGTCAGTAAAAAGATCAAATGAGTCTCAACGGATAT includes the following:
- a CDS encoding 3-methyl-2-oxobutanoate hydroxymethyltransferase, which codes for MLPRPARLIHQRQLQSVCRAVRQSRNFTSTSHVQGAAAQAQIVHQHVPSPSIDESFNELIQEDDMGMGMGYKRIIKSGSSKGKGRMPDLEIAQESQASSSSSRPAHGFGLDQDKDAAQAHEYGPEDEYIFERREERRSPAAVLGSKRLGVVVLPDALKNGIQRQIDQLDNPRTLRQSYLDLPSSPSSRQREEKVDHRSSKPRKTTESELAKAAGILPGEYGVVRNIFEEMDRRLGKGWLERSMPDEEIKEVVEFSGGLGSGLWSCINVTEGSSAGAKRRLQLVHSSRHGLDLANQIIEDIPQQEDEIIFNRKHHYYGSTPSLALSTFLLSTLPTQPSQQSHLLQLLSLDSPYIILVDRSSPVGWEAISRARSFLLDQSTPENPLHVVAPCPHDGVCPLTLTDDKCSFSQRLQRPAFVRKTKHSSRGEEDTGYCYVVLARGQRPSTQGDQLQHAAGISSGRIGGVGKEEAEKARLRKDGRSVLREIEGHEGVLEVVNLPEFDSSEPQVNLSLDQAGRQEMEDHLRKEAFSWPRLVAPPMKRSGHVTMDACCPDGNIQRLTFSKSHSKQGYHDARKSAWGDLFPHSPKATPVVRTRGVRRLTKPVKDDQVLNELIAAQIEEGAEDDLVGIDELKELEKLGIKAPKAEIIEDEGNVPAAQRSSKKSQTLSRDGQKRAFSTLNDRRPSIHSIGPPPRLQTRFMSARPPPRAKVTLATLKKLAQAKVPITVLTAYDYPTALLSESTGVDMTLVGDSLSQVCLGHTSTTEITLDEMIHHAKAVTKGAKTPFVFADLPFGSFEISTEDAVRNVIRLIKESGIDGVKIEGGLEIVPLVKKLSEIGIPVMPHLGLQPQRATSLSGYLVQGRSAQGAYDILNTARAMQNAGAFAVLIEAVPDKVAKRITEELDIITIGIGAGNGTNGQVLVITDVLGTYAEDPEPEAVVEGLRLGEGIEPAARLALDHVDQPVPAQLPSGNDISNNQINPPSTPVNPTAQGDSVPIKKPLNAPKFVRQFGNVGVQSRRAIREYLSAVRDGSFPSQSESYGMKKEQWEEFLQMLAAEKDRQ